The Litoribrevibacter albus genome segment TCATTGAGGTAGGCATCGATTCTTTTCAGTAAGAGCATACCCAAACCCGACTTACCTTCTGGAATATCGTAGATGTTCAATTCATGCTTTCTCTGGTCATAAACAGGGCCAAACTCATACCCAATGTTTACCCCCAATTTATAGTTTTTAAGATCTTCAAATGTATTCCAGTGAAAATCAGATCCCTTCAGGTAATAAAATAGATTCTGCCCCACAATATAGTGCTGGCTAAACAGCACATTGGAAGTTAATGAATCACTGGGCTCCCAACTTACGGAACCATCCACTTTTCCCTCCAATAACATCTGTTTGACTCTTGCCCAAGGATAAAATTGAAAGCTGACCTCATAGCCCATGTCGTTCAGGGTTTTGGAAATCAGCTTAGGCATCAAGCCATAGCCCGTCATGGATTCGGAAATATAAGGAGGGAACTCACCAACCGCGAGTTTGAGCTGATGAGTTGTTGATGCATTTTCTTCCGCACCGCTAATACTGGCCCAAAAGAGCAAAACAAGCCCCTGTAAACCAGCTGCCATATCAAAAAGCGCCCAACGTTTCATACTGAAAGACCTACATCACGCATATCACAAAAGCATAGAAGCTGGTGTCCGTAATGCCAATAATCCTCGGCGTTCCAGACGCAGTACGAACCAACCCGGTTAGATCTGCTCTTTTAGCAAGGCAACAAAGTCTCTCGCTAAGGTATGGCAATCACCTGGCCAACGAGCAGACAAATAATTGCCATCCCTTACGATACACACCGGCCCGCCACCACCGGGCTTATCCCGAAACGGTAGGATCGGCCCTAACCTGTAGTTCCTGGTATGTTGAAGGCTGGCTTTAACTTCATCCTCAACCGACACAGGGTACGTTCGATAGTAGTCACCCAATTTGGGCTTGGTGGCATACCAGGCAAATAATTCCATCCACTTAGGCAATGCGGTGGTCTTTCGATTAAATAACACCGACTTCCCAGTTTCCGGATCAATCGAACGGGCAAGAAGCAACACGCCATGACAGACAGCCGCAACGGGAATATCCTTCTTAAAAGCATCAGTAATTAAAGTCTGAGCATGTGCCGATTCAAGTAAAGTCTTCATCCCTTGCGCGTGTCCGCCCGGGACAAGAATACCTTCGACGTTGAGATGCCCATCCAGCGTAAGATCACTGAGTTTAAGCGGCCTATTGAATGACTCACTTAATGCCATTTTCTGGTAGCTATCTATGTCTCTTTTTCGTGTCATAAAAAATGTCGATAACACACCGAAGCCTAATTCCGTCAGCCGTTTATCGGCATACGCGACCTTGCCAGACGGTGTGGCAAAACACACCTCAAAGCCGGCATTGATTAATGCCTGCCAAGGCACGGCCGATTCGGTTGGGTCATAATCTGAATCTGGTAGTAGTATTAAAATCATCCCGCTTTTTCTCTGAACCTATCCCATAGAAACATCAATATAAATGAGTTGTTTCATTCAGTATGTCACAGCACACGCAGCAGACTTTGCATTTGGCGCCAAACTTTCATACTCTGACATATCCCTTAAACATTGATGTTTTCATCATGGCAAAGCAGCAATCCGTCATCAAAAGTTATGTTCAGACCTTAATTGATACCACCATCAATGCTGGCGTGACATTATCGGACTTACTTGATGAGTTACCCCTATCAGAAGACGATCTAAAGCAACCCGAGTTTCGCCTAGATATGACGGTAATGACCCAACTCTGGTTGCGTGCGGTGGCACTAACCAAGGATCCATATCTCGGTTTACACGTGGGAGAGAACATGCAGCTGGGCTCTCTGCATGCCTTTGGGCCAATTGCGATGAACTGCCCAACCTTAGACACCGCAATTGATTACATGGTGAAGTATTCAAGCATTGTCAGTGAGGGAGGCGTCATCTCATACAAGCATCAGGGAGAGCTCTGCAACATCCTGTATACGCCAAACGAGAACCTGATCCCGGTTACGCACTACCAAATAGAAGGAGTGCTCTCAACGCTGATTAATATCGCTAGAATGATTTCAACAGAGTCACTGACTCCGACATCAGTTCATTTTGAACATGACGAACCAGACTCTCTCGATGTATATCATCGCATCTTCCGCTGTCCGATCTATTTCAACGCTACGGACAATAAGATAGTACTCACCCAGCAGGATGTAGCTTTACCTGTGAAGTTTGCGGACCCGTCATTATTGGCGTTTCATGAAATACTGGCCCAACAGATTCTGACTAAACTATCGAAAGAAGAAAAAACACGTCACCACGTTCAACACATTATTCATGAACTGGGTCCACGTGTCTGTTCACCGGAAAACGTCGCCCAACGTCTCAACCTGTCTTTGCGATCGCTGCAACGTAAACTGCAGGAAGAGCACAGCAGCTATCAAGATATTTTAGATACTTATCGAAAAGAACAATCCAAGCACTTACTCACCCACACCCAATGGTCCATCGCAACCATTGCGGAGCACCTCGGCTATCTCAACCTGAGCAGTTATCATCGAGCTTTTAGACGCTGGTATGGAATTACACCGGCGGGTTATAGGAAGGAAAAAATAGCATGATATTTTTAACGCCCCCTTAAGCCATAACGTTCACTAGAGCCAAGGGGGGGCGAGAGAAATATTAATGAACTCGAAAGAGCTCTATTTTTTTTAGATTTTTACAGTAAAGGCAAAGTAGATTTCTTAGGCTTAAAATCGGCTTCTTTCTCATTAGTTACACCCATAGATTTCAAACTAATAGAGTCCTTTTGAATCGTTGTTTCTGGTTTAATAGAAGGAACCAATACTTTCATTGCGCTACATTGCCAGTCTTTTCCACCTTCAGAATCATGAGCAACCTGCTCAAATAATTCATACTTTTCTTCTGGAACGGCATAAGTAATTGCATTCCAAGCAGCTTTTGCATCCCCATCCTCTAACGTATTCATTCTTTCCATTATGAAGATATTTTTATCATTAGCAGACATCCAATCAATCCCAGGACTCTGTGAAAGCTCCACAAAGAATTCACATGTTTTATCGAAATCACTAGAACAACCGGAGAGAAACACAATAAGGAAAGCCACCAATAGTTTAGTCATCACCATTACCTAACAATAAAAATAACAGTGAACAAATTTACCATTAAACGCTGTGTTAAATATGGAACTAAGGCACATAGGTCGATGTGTAGTGGTCAACTAATACCGGACAGTGAATTATCGTTAATTTCTCACTCTAAAAGCCAAGCGGATCACCCAATAAAATCCTTATTGGTGTCACACTTCTTCTGGATTTTTGACCTAAACTAACGGTGCTACGGATTTAAAACAGGGAGAACACATCATGCAGGGACAGGAACTTACTTGGATTCACTTTGTAGCAATCATAGGTGCAGTCATCGCCATGCTTATGGGCATAGCACTCACCTTCTACCGTCTTCATGTATTGGAACAAGACTTCGGATCAAACTCGATTAAGGCACTTGGCGTGCTGGTCTTTCTGCCTTGTTTGGTGATTTTTGCGGTGCTCACTAATTTTGGCAGTGAAACCTTAGCGGCTCTGCTTGGGACGGTTGCCGGCTACGTGCTATCAAATACCGAAAGCAATTTGACCAATAAAGACCGTGTCGGCTTACCTGACGAAGAAAACAATATCTATTAAATGCGTAAAAGCGACTTACTCTCTTCGAATAAGTCGCTTTTATATTTGAATCGAATCTTGAATTGGTGCTTAGAGAACGCCTGTATTCGTCCGCACTAGCCTTGTTTCAACGTGTCGATCATTGATTGCATCAAAGTACGGACCTTCTCAGACTCCTCAGCAATCAGCGCCTTACGCTGCTCTAGATCTTCCGGTAAATCCGCCAACGTAATCTCAGGCTGATACAGTTTGTACATCACCTTCAGTTCTTTTAAACGATGAGTAAGTTTCGGGATGTTTAACAGTCTCGTTTCTCGAATGCGGTCGTAGCTTTTCTTAGGTAGTTTTTTCAATAATGGATCAAGCTTTGAGGACACAGGTAGCGTCGTTCCCCATTGCTCTGAACCTTGATGTACC includes the following:
- a CDS encoding type 1 glutamine amidotransferase domain-containing protein; translated protein: MILILLPDSDYDPTESAVPWQALINAGFEVCFATPSGKVAYADKRLTELGFGVLSTFFMTRKRDIDSYQKMALSESFNRPLKLSDLTLDGHLNVEGILVPGGHAQGMKTLLESAHAQTLITDAFKKDIPVAAVCHGVLLLARSIDPETGKSVLFNRKTTALPKWMELFAWYATKPKLGDYYRTYPVSVEDEVKASLQHTRNYRLGPILPFRDKPGGGGPVCIVRDGNYLSARWPGDCHTLARDFVALLKEQI
- a CDS encoding AraC family transcriptional regulator is translated as MAKQQSVIKSYVQTLIDTTINAGVTLSDLLDELPLSEDDLKQPEFRLDMTVMTQLWLRAVALTKDPYLGLHVGENMQLGSLHAFGPIAMNCPTLDTAIDYMVKYSSIVSEGGVISYKHQGELCNILYTPNENLIPVTHYQIEGVLSTLINIARMISTESLTPTSVHFEHDEPDSLDVYHRIFRCPIYFNATDNKIVLTQQDVALPVKFADPSLLAFHEILAQQILTKLSKEEKTRHHVQHIIHELGPRVCSPENVAQRLNLSLRSLQRKLQEEHSSYQDILDTYRKEQSKHLLTHTQWSIATIAEHLGYLNLSSYHRAFRRWYGITPAGYRKEKIA
- a CDS encoding substrate-binding periplasmic protein, with the protein product MKRWALFDMAAGLQGLVLLFWASISGAEENASTTHQLKLAVGEFPPYISESMTGYGLMPKLISKTLNDMGYEVSFQFYPWARVKQMLLEGKVDGSVSWEPSDSLTSNVLFSQHYIVGQNLFYYLKGSDFHWNTFEDLKNYKLGVNIGYEFGPVYDQRKHELNIYDIPEGKSGLGMLLLKRIDAYLNDSLVVQFEAQQFYPNQMASFEQSPTFHAYEYHLLNLSAKRAENKRIMTAFDAAIAKRLASNERLESDSWKFEIKSE